The following are encoded in a window of Bradyrhizobium guangdongense genomic DNA:
- a CDS encoding methyl-accepting chemotaxis protein, protein MLRLVQNLRIGTKLAIASALGILLVLCIIASQHIGNGNVRAANEAAVAQLQLAREAVEAKLAARSMQLAVRDIRLAGNAADLQKAGGALVERSDALTKLAEAMLKQSHAAENRTRMEKLKTLAADYLKAAREVAAMRGEAFEATGPEAATKAAQLIEEAARLTREGTLPIAAQMDEVAGQIADFATRKSEAEIAASVQEMTSSEQIGMVVGALAMLVLVGSWLMSFLSIARPIRALTVAMDRLAGGDFSVVLPGLGRKDEVGGVAAAVEKFKLVSEQKAREEAEAKIRQDQVAAAQRRAEMHKLADGFEAAIGEIVDTVSSAATELEASASTLTSTAERGQELTSVVAAASEEASTNVQSVASATEELSSSITEISRQVQESARVASEAVGQARTTTERVSELSKAATRIGDVVELINTIAGQTNLLALNATIEAARAGEAGKGFAVVASEVKALAEQTAKATGEIGQQISGIQAATQESVGAIKDISATIEKLSEISSTIAAAVEEQGAATQEISRNVQQAAAGTHQVSANITDVQRGASETGSASSQVLSAAQMLSGDSNRLKLEVGKFLGTVRAA, encoded by the coding sequence ATGTTGAGACTTGTTCAGAATCTGAGGATTGGGACCAAACTGGCGATCGCGTCGGCGCTGGGCATCCTTCTGGTCCTCTGCATCATCGCAAGTCAACACATCGGCAACGGCAATGTTCGAGCGGCCAACGAGGCCGCAGTCGCGCAGCTGCAGCTGGCGCGCGAGGCGGTGGAAGCCAAGCTGGCGGCGCGCAGCATGCAGCTCGCCGTCCGCGACATCCGGCTCGCGGGCAACGCTGCCGACCTGCAGAAGGCCGGCGGTGCTCTCGTCGAGCGCTCCGATGCCTTGACCAAACTTGCCGAAGCGATGCTGAAGCAGTCACATGCGGCGGAAAACCGGACGCGGATGGAAAAGCTCAAGACCCTGGCCGCCGACTATCTCAAGGCGGCCCGGGAGGTCGCAGCGATGCGCGGCGAGGCTTTCGAGGCGACGGGGCCCGAGGCAGCTACGAAGGCAGCGCAGCTGATCGAGGAAGCCGCGCGTCTCACCCGCGAAGGGACGCTGCCGATTGCCGCGCAAATGGACGAGGTTGCCGGCCAGATCGCCGACTTCGCCACGCGCAAGAGTGAAGCCGAGATCGCCGCTTCCGTGCAGGAGATGACGTCGAGCGAGCAGATCGGGATGGTGGTCGGTGCACTTGCCATGCTCGTCCTCGTCGGCTCCTGGCTGATGTCGTTCCTGAGCATCGCGCGTCCCATTCGCGCTCTCACTGTAGCCATGGACAGGCTCGCCGGCGGGGACTTCTCCGTGGTGCTGCCCGGGCTCGGTCGTAAGGACGAGGTCGGGGGCGTGGCGGCGGCCGTCGAGAAGTTCAAGCTCGTGTCTGAACAGAAAGCGCGGGAGGAGGCGGAGGCCAAGATCAGGCAGGATCAGGTTGCCGCGGCTCAGCGTCGGGCCGAAATGCACAAGCTCGCCGACGGTTTCGAAGCAGCAATCGGCGAGATCGTCGACACCGTGTCATCGGCCGCGACCGAACTCGAAGCCTCGGCATCGACGCTCACGTCGACTGCGGAACGCGGTCAGGAGCTCACGAGCGTCGTTGCTGCCGCCTCCGAGGAGGCGTCCACCAACGTGCAGTCCGTGGCATCGGCGACGGAAGAGCTGTCGTCCTCGATTACGGAGATCAGCCGCCAGGTGCAGGAATCAGCGCGCGTCGCCAGCGAGGCGGTCGGCCAGGCCCGCACCACCACCGAGCGCGTCAGCGAGTTGTCCAAGGCGGCAACGCGCATCGGCGATGTCGTCGAGCTGATCAACACGATCGCCGGTCAGACCAATCTGCTGGCGCTCAACGCCACGATCGAGGCAGCGCGCGCCGGGGAGGCCGGCAAGGGCTTTGCGGTCGTCGCTTCCGAGGTCAAGGCGCTCGCCGAGCAGACGGCGAAGGCGACCGGCGAGATCGGCCAGCAGATCTCCGGCATCCAGGCGGCGACGCAGGAATCGGTCGGCGCCATCAAGGACATCAGCGCGACTATCGAGAAACTGTCGGAGATCTCCTCCACCATTGCTGCTGCCGTGGAAGAGCAGGGCGCGGCGACTCAGGAAATCTCCCGGAACGTTCAGCAGGCAGCCGCAGGCACCCACCAGGTGTCGGCAAACATCACCGATGTGCAGCGCGGCGCGAGCGAGACCGGCTCGGCGTCGTCGCAGGTGTTGTCCGCCGCGCAGATGCTCTCCGGTGACAGCAACCGCCTCAAGCTCGAGGTCGGCAAGTTTCTCGGTACCGTGCGCGCGGCCTGA
- a CDS encoding DUF6894 family protein — protein MSLYFFRISTGRYSGAADQPYEFEDRAAAWTEMTEVCANLLGSISRNLKPNAKWSMELLDENKEPVFRISLVGEAADVK, from the coding sequence ATGTCGCTGTATTTCTTTCGCATCAGCACCGGCCGCTACTCTGGTGCCGCCGACCAGCCGTACGAGTTCGAGGATCGGGCTGCGGCCTGGACCGAGATGACCGAAGTCTGCGCCAATCTGCTCGGCAGCATTTCGCGCAATCTGAAGCCGAATGCGAAGTGGAGCATGGAGCTGCTCGACGAGAACAAGGAGCCGGTGTTTCGCATCAGCCTGGTCGGCGAGGCCGCGGATGTAAAATGA
- a CDS encoding MDR family oxidoreductase, translated as MATFKAIRIDKADKGTTTQLTQFDEAELMEGDVTVRVEWSTLNYKDGLALTGKAPVVRRSPMIAGIDFAGTVEASSHPQWKAGDKVVCTGWGMGETHLGAYAEKARVKGDWLVALPQGLSARDAMAIGTAGFTAMLSVLALEKHGVSPKSGPVVVTGAAGGVGSVATAVLSKLGYHVIASTGRASEADYLKSLGAAEVIDRNELSAPAKPLAKERWAGGVDSVGSTTLANLLSMTKYGGAIAACGLAAGMDLPSSVAPFILRGVCLLGIDSVMCPIEPRKAAWQRLASDLDRTKLAEITKEIPLDQVPEWGAKILAGQVRGRIVVKIV; from the coding sequence GTGGCCACATTCAAGGCAATCCGGATCGACAAGGCCGATAAGGGCACCACCACGCAGCTCACGCAGTTCGACGAAGCCGAACTGATGGAGGGCGACGTCACGGTCCGCGTGGAATGGTCGACGCTGAACTACAAGGACGGCCTCGCGCTGACCGGCAAGGCGCCCGTGGTGCGGCGCTCCCCGATGATCGCCGGCATCGATTTCGCCGGGACCGTCGAAGCCTCCTCCCATCCGCAATGGAAAGCGGGCGACAAGGTGGTCTGCACCGGCTGGGGCATGGGCGAGACCCATCTCGGCGCCTATGCCGAGAAGGCGCGCGTCAAGGGCGACTGGCTGGTCGCCTTGCCCCAGGGCCTCTCGGCGCGCGACGCCATGGCGATCGGCACCGCCGGCTTCACCGCCATGCTCTCTGTGCTGGCGCTGGAAAAGCACGGCGTTTCGCCCAAGAGCGGCCCCGTCGTCGTGACCGGCGCCGCCGGCGGCGTCGGCTCGGTCGCGACGGCCGTGCTGTCGAAGCTCGGCTATCACGTCATCGCCTCGACCGGCCGCGCCTCGGAGGCCGATTACCTGAAAAGCTTGGGCGCTGCCGAGGTGATCGACCGCAATGAATTGTCGGCGCCGGCGAAACCACTGGCCAAGGAGCGCTGGGCAGGCGGCGTCGACAGCGTCGGCTCGACCACGCTCGCGAATCTGTTGTCGATGACCAAATACGGCGGCGCCATTGCAGCCTGCGGTCTCGCCGCCGGCATGGACCTGCCGTCTTCTGTCGCACCTTTCATTTTGCGTGGGGTGTGCCTTCTCGGCATCGATTCCGTGATGTGTCCGATTGAGCCGCGAAAAGCCGCCTGGCAGCGCCTCGCCTCCGACCTCGATCGAACGAAACTAGCTGAAATCACTAAGGAAATCCCACTCGACCAAGTTCCGGAATGGGGCGCCAAAATCCTGGCCGGGCAGGTCCGCGGTCGGATCGTGGTAAAAATTGTCTAA
- a CDS encoding MFS transporter, translating to MSIQAGELAPSSRSSNWRTPAVIILCGCAIGMLGFGPRSALGFFVQPMSHEFAWGRDVFGLAIAVQNLLWGLGQPLAGAVADRFGLYRVMCVGALLYAGGLLLMRYSATPLALDIGAGVMVGFGLAGCSFNLVLSAFTKLLPAEKRGLALGAGTAAGSLGQFLFAPIGVALIDNFGWQQALSVFGFLMLLIIPLALAISTPPVASSASTAPADEQTITKALAEAFGHRSYVLLVLGFFTCGFQLAFITVHLPAFLVDRGISAQTGGWVIAAIGLFNIMGSLSVGYLQNSLPKRYILSAIYFTRALTTLAFISFPITPFSAIAFGAVSGLTWLSTVPPTSSLVALMFGTRWLATLYGFAFVSHQVGGFLGVWLGGIVFEKFGSYTPIWWLSILFGVLSALINLPIVEKPVARAVAQPA from the coding sequence ATGTCGATTCAAGCGGGCGAGCTCGCTCCTTCCTCACGTTCCTCCAACTGGCGCACGCCGGCCGTGATCATCCTCTGCGGTTGTGCGATCGGCATGCTCGGTTTCGGCCCGCGCTCGGCATTGGGCTTCTTCGTGCAGCCGATGAGCCATGAATTCGCTTGGGGCCGCGATGTGTTCGGCCTCGCCATCGCCGTGCAGAATCTGTTGTGGGGATTGGGCCAGCCACTTGCCGGCGCAGTCGCCGATCGCTTCGGCCTTTATCGCGTGATGTGCGTCGGCGCGCTGCTCTATGCCGGCGGGCTCCTCTTGATGCGCTATTCCGCGACGCCGCTGGCGCTGGATATCGGAGCGGGCGTCATGGTCGGCTTCGGTCTCGCCGGCTGCTCGTTCAATCTGGTACTGTCGGCGTTCACGAAACTCCTGCCGGCCGAGAAGCGCGGACTTGCGCTCGGCGCCGGCACTGCGGCGGGCTCGCTCGGCCAGTTTCTGTTCGCGCCCATTGGCGTGGCACTGATCGACAATTTCGGCTGGCAGCAGGCGCTCAGCGTGTTCGGCTTCCTCATGCTGCTGATCATCCCGCTGGCGCTGGCGATCTCGACGCCGCCGGTTGCAAGCAGCGCCAGCACCGCGCCCGCGGACGAGCAGACCATCACCAAGGCGCTCGCCGAAGCTTTCGGCCATCGCTCCTACGTGCTCTTGGTGCTCGGCTTCTTCACCTGCGGATTCCAGCTCGCCTTCATCACCGTGCATCTGCCGGCCTTCCTGGTCGACCGCGGCATCTCGGCGCAAACCGGCGGCTGGGTGATCGCGGCGATCGGCCTGTTCAACATCATGGGATCGCTGAGCGTCGGCTATCTCCAGAATAGCTTGCCGAAGCGCTACATCCTGTCGGCGATCTATTTCACCCGTGCGCTCACGACGCTCGCCTTCATCTCGTTCCCGATCACCCCGTTCTCTGCGATCGCGTTCGGCGCAGTTTCCGGCCTGACCTGGCTGTCGACGGTGCCGCCGACCTCGTCGCTGGTGGCGCTGATGTTCGGCACGCGCTGGCTTGCAACGCTCTATGGCTTTGCCTTCGTCAGCCATCAGGTCGGCGGCTTCCTCGGTGTTTGGTTAGGGGGCATCGTGTTCGAGAAGTTTGGTTCTTACACGCCGATCTGGTGGCTCTCGATCCTGTTCGGCGTGCTCTCCGCGCTGATCAATTTACCGATCGTGGAGAAGCCGGTCGCACGAGCGGTTGCGCAGCCTGCCTGA
- the nadA gene encoding quinolinate synthase NadA, translated as MPIAAIYGPDDFTNRPPGQATSTSVIPTRTAPALPRPSLEWTSEVERATAPIHARVKHVIPPIEWPLMAPTIHAINQLKRAHNAVILAHNYQAPEIFHGVADIGGDSLQLAVEATKVKADVIVQCGVHFMAETSKLLNPEKTVLIPDSRAGCSLAASITGADVRLLRERFPGVPVVAYVNTSAEVKAEVDICCTSSNAVQVVESLGAPSVIFLPDRYLATYVASKTNVKIIAWKGACEVHERFTGDELRAFRDADPSVQIIAHPECPPDVLAEADFTGSTAHMINWVRERRPKRLVMITECSMADNVRAELPDVEMLRPCNLCPHMKRITLSNILESLLTLGEEVTIDPALAQRARRSVERMINLKN; from the coding sequence ATGCCGATCGCTGCAATTTACGGCCCAGATGATTTTACCAATCGACCACCGGGCCAAGCCACCTCCACCTCGGTCATACCGACGCGAACCGCGCCCGCGCTGCCGAGACCTTCGCTGGAATGGACCAGCGAGGTCGAACGCGCCACGGCCCCGATCCACGCGCGCGTCAAGCATGTCATTCCGCCCATCGAGTGGCCGCTGATGGCGCCGACGATTCACGCGATCAACCAGCTCAAGCGTGCGCACAACGCGGTGATCCTCGCGCACAACTACCAGGCGCCGGAGATCTTTCACGGCGTTGCCGACATTGGCGGCGATTCGCTCCAGCTCGCCGTCGAGGCCACCAAGGTGAAGGCCGATGTGATCGTCCAATGCGGCGTGCACTTCATGGCGGAGACGTCGAAGCTGCTCAATCCCGAGAAGACGGTGCTGATCCCGGATAGCCGCGCCGGGTGCTCGCTCGCCGCCAGCATCACCGGCGCCGACGTGCGGCTCCTCCGCGAAAGATTTCCCGGCGTACCTGTCGTTGCCTACGTCAACACCTCCGCGGAGGTGAAGGCCGAGGTCGACATCTGCTGCACCTCGTCGAACGCGGTGCAGGTGGTGGAGAGCCTCGGCGCGCCGAGCGTGATCTTCCTGCCCGACCGCTATCTAGCGACCTATGTCGCCTCGAAGACCAATGTGAAGATCATCGCCTGGAAGGGCGCCTGCGAGGTCCATGAGCGCTTCACCGGCGACGAGCTGCGCGCCTTCCGCGACGCCGATCCGTCGGTGCAGATCATCGCGCATCCCGAATGCCCCCCGGACGTGTTGGCGGAGGCCGACTTCACAGGTTCGACCGCGCACATGATCAACTGGGTGCGCGAGCGTCGGCCGAAGCGCCTGGTGATGATCACGGAATGCTCGATGGCCGACAACGTCCGCGCCGAGCTGCCCGACGTCGAGATGCTGCGTCCCTGCAATCTGTGCCCGCACATGAAGCGCATCACGCTCAGCAACATCCTGGAGAGCCTGCTGACGCTCGGTGAAGAGGTGACGATCGATCCGGCGCTTGCGCAGCGGGCGCGGCGCTCGGTCGAGCGGATGATCAATCTGAAGAATTGA
- a CDS encoding L-aspartate oxidase, which produces MTDNIHNLTRSTDDVVIVGGGLAGLFCALKLAPRPVTLISAAPLGQGASSAWAQGGIAAAVAEGDSPEAHAADTIAVGGGIVDQAIALGIAREASPRIHDLLAYGVPFDRDLEGRLAVGREAAHSARRIVHVRGDGAGAAIIAALSEAVRRTPSIRLIEGFVAEALLTEDGAVTGVQLREAGNFAARPVMIAARAVVLATGGIGHLYAVTTNPAEANGSGLAIAARAGAVIADPEFVQFHPTAIMVGRDPAPLATEALRGEGATLINSSDERFMTALHPLAELAPRDIVARGVFAEIASGRGAFLDARQALGARFADKFPTVHASCVAAGIDPATQAIPIAPAVHYHMGGIAVDALGRSSMDGLWAAGEVSSTGAHGANRLASNSLLEAVVYAARIAEDIAGQAIPSPTRLPEALITPRSGAPDAGAVKRLRTIMSANVGVIRERDGLADAVRSFAALEHTATSIAVRNMATSALLVAVAAWSRRESRGAHFRSDHPAEVPALTQRTMTTLAEAHDIADGLTERPTPRVAQTMIA; this is translated from the coding sequence ATGACCGACAACATCCACAACCTCACCCGCTCCACCGACGACGTCGTCATCGTCGGCGGCGGACTTGCCGGGCTGTTCTGCGCCCTGAAGCTCGCCCCGCGGCCGGTGACGCTGATCTCGGCGGCACCGCTCGGACAGGGAGCATCGTCCGCATGGGCCCAGGGCGGCATCGCCGCCGCGGTGGCTGAAGGCGACAGTCCCGAAGCGCACGCGGCGGACACCATCGCGGTCGGCGGCGGCATCGTCGACCAGGCCATCGCGCTCGGAATCGCCCGCGAGGCGAGCCCCCGGATTCACGATCTGCTCGCCTATGGCGTGCCGTTCGATCGCGATCTCGAGGGCCGGCTTGCCGTGGGGCGGGAAGCCGCGCATTCCGCGCGCCGGATCGTCCATGTCCGCGGCGATGGCGCCGGCGCTGCGATCATCGCAGCGCTGAGCGAGGCCGTGCGCCGCACGCCGTCGATCCGTCTGATCGAGGGTTTTGTGGCCGAGGCGCTGCTGACCGAGGACGGTGCAGTCACCGGCGTGCAATTGCGCGAGGCCGGAAACTTCGCGGCGAGGCCAGTGATGATCGCCGCCCGTGCGGTCGTGCTTGCGACCGGCGGCATCGGCCATCTCTACGCCGTCACCACCAATCCGGCTGAGGCGAACGGATCAGGCCTTGCGATCGCCGCACGCGCCGGCGCCGTGATCGCCGATCCTGAATTCGTGCAGTTTCACCCGACCGCCATCATGGTCGGCCGCGATCCGGCGCCACTTGCGACTGAGGCGCTGCGCGGCGAAGGCGCGACGCTGATCAACAGCAGTGACGAACGGTTCATGACGGCGCTCCATCCGCTCGCCGAGCTCGCGCCGCGCGACATCGTGGCTCGCGGCGTGTTCGCCGAGATCGCATCGGGACGCGGCGCGTTCCTCGATGCACGGCAGGCACTGGGCGCGCGCTTCGCCGACAAATTCCCGACGGTGCATGCGAGCTGCGTTGCCGCCGGCATCGATCCGGCGACGCAGGCCATCCCAATCGCCCCCGCCGTGCACTATCACATGGGGGGCATCGCAGTCGACGCGCTCGGCCGCAGCTCGATGGACGGGCTCTGGGCCGCAGGCGAAGTGTCGTCCACCGGCGCGCACGGCGCCAACCGGCTCGCGTCGAACTCGCTGCTTGAGGCCGTGGTCTATGCCGCACGGATCGCCGAGGACATTGCCGGTCAGGCGATCCCCTCGCCTACCCGCCTGCCTGAGGCGCTGATAACGCCGCGTAGCGGCGCGCCAGATGCGGGCGCCGTGAAGCGGCTGCGGACGATAATGAGCGCGAATGTCGGCGTAATCCGCGAGCGCGACGGACTTGCGGACGCCGTCCGCAGTTTTGCTGCGCTCGAGCACACGGCCACCAGCATCGCGGTCCGCAACATGGCGACATCGGCCCTGCTCGTTGCTGTCGCGGCCTGGAGCCGGCGCGAAAGCCGCGGGGCGCATTTCCGCTCCGACCATCCTGCGGAGGTCCCTGCCCTGACGCAGCGAACCATGACGACACTCGCCGAAGCGCACGACATCGCGGACGGCCTCACCGAGCGTCCAACGCCGCGCGTGGCGCAAACCATGATCGCCTGA
- the nadC gene encoding carboxylating nicotinate-nucleotide diphosphorylase has translation MITPSSLLYPDAFLSPLAIDEAVHRALDEDLGRAGDITSRATIPEATSAQAVLVARQSGVIAGLPLALATLQKLSPDIEVRAHVRDAARVTRGQQVLTISGPARAILTAERSALNFVGRLSGVATLTADHVARTEGTKMRICCTRKTTPGLRALEKYAVRCGGGFNHRFGLDDAILIKDNHIAVAGGIRAVLERARAHAGHLVKIEIEVDTLTQLREVLDTGLADAVLLDNMDIAALREAVRMTEGRLKLEASGGVTLDSIPAIAATGVDYASSGALTHSAPNFDCALDIDV, from the coding sequence ATGATCACCCCCAGCTCCCTGCTCTATCCCGACGCCTTCCTCTCTCCGCTTGCGATCGACGAGGCCGTGCATCGCGCGCTCGACGAGGACCTCGGCCGCGCCGGCGACATCACCTCGCGCGCGACTATTCCGGAAGCAACCAGCGCGCAAGCCGTCCTCGTCGCGCGCCAGTCCGGCGTCATCGCGGGCCTGCCGCTCGCGCTGGCGACGCTGCAAAAGCTCTCGCCCGACATCGAGGTGCGCGCGCATGTCCGCGACGCCGCGCGCGTAACCCGCGGCCAGCAAGTACTGACGATCTCGGGCCCTGCGCGTGCCATTCTCACCGCGGAGCGGTCCGCGTTGAATTTCGTCGGAAGGTTGTCCGGGGTCGCCACGCTGACGGCCGACCATGTCGCGCGCACCGAAGGCACCAAAATGCGCATCTGCTGCACGCGCAAGACCACGCCGGGATTGCGGGCGCTGGAGAAGTACGCGGTGCGTTGCGGCGGCGGCTTCAACCACCGTTTCGGCCTGGATGATGCGATCCTGATCAAGGACAATCATATCGCGGTCGCCGGCGGGATACGTGCCGTGCTGGAGCGCGCCCGCGCCCATGCCGGCCATCTCGTCAAGATCGAGATCGAGGTGGATACGCTGACGCAGCTGCGCGAGGTGCTCGACACAGGACTTGCCGACGCCGTGCTGCTCGACAATATGGATATCGCGGCCTTGCGCGAGGCCGTCAGGATGACGGAAGGCCGCCTGAAGCTGGAAGCCTCCGGCGGAGTGACGCTGGACTCGATCCCCGCCATCGCGGCCACCGGCGTCGACTACGCCTCCTCAGGCGCGCTGACACACTCGGCGCCGAATTTCGACTGTGCGCTGGATATCGATGTCTAA
- a CDS encoding cell wall hydrolase, protein MSVLRNHPKGARFASFGIGLLVFALMPREIGYQDIGSLLARQPGVAERWQKQVFSAASSIQLATYSFSRPIGTSAPQSAMVRLASLDGRDVTGSIPRNPALQAPARYQASDFPKVDRALKGDRLAIVTPALAPETAAPAAAPAQENPATSNSSVFGAKTAERPVPQPQAMSPESAAALDPELQEAMRAPPLTQYANPKADDVALPFAAQPVNAPKQATVATPPRDPFSVKTSSLFFGSSSLGGPVESIESWQPGAEPLIVMPDPDMKLASLSPPNEDVGNATESGESVAPKGEVNADNQRAKSPAERLALDDKSRAKSEKCLAEAVYFESRGEAVRGQIAVAQVVMNRVFSGKYPDTVCGVVYQNKYRHFACQFTFACDNNPDVIREPEMWERAKKISKAMLDGQIWLPEVGKSTHYHAYWVRPSWVSEMKKMYKFGVHTFYRPRNWGDGAEEPSWGTPAQTAALSAELVQEAKSSAEMGVTERR, encoded by the coding sequence ATGTCAGTGTTGCGTAACCATCCGAAGGGCGCGCGGTTCGCGTCCTTCGGAATCGGTCTCCTGGTCTTCGCGCTGATGCCGCGAGAGATCGGCTATCAGGACATAGGCTCGCTGCTGGCGCGTCAGCCCGGCGTCGCCGAGCGCTGGCAGAAGCAGGTCTTCTCTGCGGCCTCGTCCATTCAGCTCGCCACCTACAGTTTCTCGCGCCCGATCGGGACGTCCGCGCCGCAGAGCGCAATGGTTCGCCTCGCGAGCCTCGATGGCCGCGACGTCACCGGCTCGATCCCGCGCAACCCGGCGCTCCAGGCGCCGGCGCGCTATCAGGCCTCCGATTTTCCCAAGGTCGATCGCGCGCTGAAGGGCGACCGTCTCGCCATCGTGACGCCCGCGCTGGCACCCGAGACGGCCGCGCCGGCTGCCGCGCCCGCGCAGGAGAATCCTGCGACTTCGAACAGCTCTGTGTTCGGCGCCAAGACCGCTGAGCGGCCTGTCCCACAGCCGCAAGCGATGTCGCCGGAGTCCGCGGCAGCGCTGGATCCCGAGCTCCAGGAGGCCATGCGCGCGCCGCCGCTGACGCAGTACGCCAATCCGAAGGCCGACGACGTCGCGCTGCCGTTCGCAGCGCAGCCGGTCAATGCGCCGAAGCAGGCAACGGTCGCGACCCCGCCGCGCGATCCTTTCAGCGTGAAAACCTCGAGCCTGTTCTTCGGCAGCTCCTCGCTCGGCGGTCCCGTCGAGAGCATCGAAAGCTGGCAGCCCGGCGCGGAGCCGTTGATCGTGATGCCAGATCCCGACATGAAGCTGGCCTCGCTGTCGCCGCCGAACGAGGACGTCGGTAACGCGACCGAAAGCGGCGAGAGCGTCGCGCCGAAGGGCGAGGTCAACGCCGACAACCAGCGCGCCAAATCGCCGGCGGAGCGTCTCGCGCTCGACGACAAGTCACGCGCGAAGTCCGAAAAGTGCCTCGCCGAAGCCGTCTATTTCGAATCCCGTGGCGAGGCCGTCCGCGGCCAGATCGCTGTCGCGCAAGTGGTGATGAACCGCGTCTTCTCCGGCAAATATCCTGATACGGTCTGCGGCGTGGTCTATCAGAACAAATACCGTCACTTCGCCTGCCAGTTCACCTTCGCCTGCGACAACAATCCCGACGTGATCCGCGAGCCCGAGATGTGGGAGCGCGCCAAGAAGATCTCGAAGGCGATGCTCGACGGCCAGATCTGGTTGCCCGAGGTCGGCAAGTCCACGCACTATCATGCCTATTGGGTGCGCCCCTCCTGGGTGTCCGAGATGAAGAAGATGTACAAGTTCGGCGTGCACACCTTCTACCGGCCGCGCAACTGGGGCGATGGAGCTGAGGAGCCCAGCTGGGGCACGCCCGCGCAGACCGCCGCGCTCTCGGCCGAGCTGGTCCAGGAGGCGAAGAGCTCCGCCGAGATGGGCGTGACCGAGCGGCGGTAG